A part of Bacteroidales bacterium genomic DNA contains:
- a CDS encoding AAA family ATPase: protein MQIREIEDLIFKYFPYEPTEGQRILILALAEFIANGAPDEVFLFKGYAGTGKTTLLSALVKAAPIIRKETVLLAPTGRAAKVLASYSGKQAFTIHKKIYQPRSQRDGTISFVRMINYHKHTLFIVDEASMIQGGASGSGGYLFSDADLLTDLIEYVQTGYNCRLILIGDTAQLPPVGLSVSPAMDAAFLKNTYRLRTRVLELKEVMRQSLDSGILANATLIREKLMANDFQFPLFRLSAFKDVRKIDAAMLEDALNDTFGSRNDLNAVVITSSNKRANIYNREIRRRVLYREEEISAGDLLMVVKNNYFWLPAESPAGFIANGDIIEVMKVRKISELYGFRFATAIIRMVDYPEQPEMEMNLLIDTLTSESPSLTMTQNQQLFDEVMKDYEDISSRRGRVEKVKNNPWFNALQVKFAYALTCHKTQGGQWETIFIDQPWLKDNRLDVEFLRWLYTAVTRATSRVYLINFRDEFFGQ from the coding sequence ATGCAAATCCGTGAGATTGAAGACCTGATTTTCAAGTATTTTCCCTACGAACCGACCGAGGGTCAACGGATACTTATCCTGGCGCTGGCCGAATTTATTGCAAACGGCGCTCCGGACGAGGTTTTTCTTTTTAAAGGCTATGCAGGAACAGGAAAAACAACCTTGCTCAGTGCCCTGGTAAAAGCGGCGCCCATCATCAGGAAGGAGACCGTGCTGCTCGCCCCAACAGGCCGGGCTGCCAAAGTGCTCGCTTCTTATTCAGGAAAACAGGCATTTACCATCCATAAAAAAATTTACCAACCCCGGAGCCAACGTGATGGCACGATCAGTTTTGTTCGAATGATCAACTATCACAAGCATACACTTTTCATTGTGGACGAAGCTTCGATGATCCAGGGAGGTGCTTCCGGAAGCGGTGGATATTTGTTTTCGGATGCTGACCTGCTCACCGACCTGATTGAATATGTTCAAACAGGCTACAACTGCCGGCTGATCCTGATTGGCGATACTGCGCAATTGCCTCCCGTGGGGCTTTCTGTTTCACCTGCGATGGATGCTGCTTTTCTTAAAAATACGTACCGGCTCAGAACACGGGTGCTCGAATTGAAAGAAGTGATGCGGCAATCGCTCGATTCGGGAATTTTGGCCAATGCCACGTTGATTAGGGAAAAACTCATGGCCAACGATTTTCAATTTCCCCTCTTTCGCCTTTCTGCGTTTAAAGATGTCAGAAAAATTGACGCTGCTATGCTTGAAGATGCCCTGAACGACACCTTTGGCTCGCGCAACGACCTCAATGCCGTCGTGATTACCTCCTCAAACAAGCGGGCAAACATATACAACCGCGAAATCCGCAGGCGTGTTCTTTACCGCGAGGAAGAAATTTCAGCCGGCGATCTGCTGATGGTGGTAAAAAATAACTACTTCTGGCTTCCTGCTGAATCGCCTGCAGGGTTCATTGCCAACGGCGATATCATTGAGGTGATGAAAGTCAGGAAGATCAGTGAATTGTATGGATTCCGGTTTGCGACTGCTATCATCAGGATGGTGGATTATCCTGAACAACCGGAGATGGAGATGAACCTGCTGATTGACACGCTAACATCGGAAAGTCCGTCGCTAACCATGACGCAGAATCAGCAGCTTTTTGATGAAGTGATGAAGGATTATGAGGATATTTCCAGTCGCCGGGGAAGAGTGGAAAAGGTGAAAAACAATCCGTGGTTCAATGCCCTTCAGGTGAAGTTTGCCTATGCCCTCACCTGTCATAAAACGCAGGGTGGCCAATGGGAAACCATCTTCATCGACCAGCCCTGGCTGAAAGATAATAGGTTGGATGTGGAGTTCCTGCGATGGCTGTACACTGCGGTTACACGCGCCACCAGCAGGGTTTACCTGATCAATTTCAGGGATGAGTTTTTTGGACAATGA
- the lpdA gene encoding dihydrolipoyl dehydrogenase → MNYDLIVIGSGPGGYVAAIRASQLGMKVAVVEKESLGGVCLNWGCIPTKALLKSAQVFNYMKHAGDYGIKLEQEPKPDFEAMIKRSRDVAAGMSAGVTYLFKKNKIEVIAGTGKVKPGKKVEVTDEKGKTQEYSANQIIIATGARSRELPNLKQDGKRVIGYRQAMTLEKQPGSMVVVGSGAIGSEFAYFYNSIGTDVTLVEFMPNIIPLEDEEVSKQLARSFKKAGIKVMTDSTVEAVDTSGKKCKVTIKTKKGEEIVEVDVVLSAVGISTNLEGIGLEEVGIKTDKGKVLVDGFYKTNVEGYYAIGDIVSGPALAHLASHEAITCVEKIAGKDVHPIDYGNVPACTYTNPEVASVGMTEKQAKEAGYEIKVGKFPFSASGKASAAGSKDGFVKVIFDAKYGEWLGAHLIGDNVTEMIAEVVVARKLETTGEEIIKSIHPHPTMSEAIMEAAAAAYDEVIHL, encoded by the coding sequence ATGAATTACGACTTAATCGTTATCGGGAGTGGCCCCGGAGGATATGTAGCTGCCATCAGGGCTTCACAGCTTGGGATGAAGGTGGCTGTGGTTGAAAAGGAATCGCTTGGCGGAGTTTGCCTCAACTGGGGTTGCATCCCCACAAAAGCACTTCTGAAAAGCGCCCAGGTGTTCAACTATATGAAACATGCAGGCGACTATGGTATCAAGCTGGAACAGGAACCCAAACCCGATTTTGAAGCCATGATCAAACGCAGCCGCGATGTGGCTGCAGGGATGAGCGCCGGTGTAACGTATTTGTTTAAGAAAAATAAAATTGAAGTCATTGCCGGCACCGGGAAAGTGAAACCCGGAAAGAAAGTGGAAGTGACAGACGAGAAAGGAAAAACGCAGGAATACAGCGCCAATCAAATCATCATTGCTACTGGCGCCCGTTCGAGGGAATTGCCCAATCTGAAACAGGATGGCAAAAGGGTGATCGGGTACCGCCAGGCCATGACGCTTGAGAAGCAACCCGGAAGTATGGTCGTTGTAGGCTCCGGCGCAATCGGATCGGAGTTTGCCTATTTCTACAATTCTATAGGTACAGATGTGACCCTGGTTGAATTTATGCCAAATATCATCCCGCTCGAAGATGAAGAAGTTTCAAAACAGCTTGCCCGTTCGTTTAAGAAAGCTGGTATTAAGGTGATGACCGACTCTACGGTTGAAGCGGTAGATACATCAGGTAAAAAATGCAAAGTGACCATAAAAACCAAAAAAGGGGAAGAGATTGTGGAGGTTGATGTCGTGCTCTCTGCAGTGGGAATTTCCACCAATCTCGAAGGTATTGGTCTTGAGGAAGTCGGTATCAAAACCGATAAAGGAAAAGTTTTGGTGGATGGTTTTTATAAAACCAATGTTGAAGGGTATTATGCCATTGGCGATATTGTCAGCGGACCGGCACTTGCACATTTAGCTTCGCATGAAGCGATCACCTGTGTTGAAAAGATTGCGGGAAAGGATGTTCATCCGATTGATTACGGCAATGTTCCCGCATGTACCTATACAAACCCTGAAGTGGCTTCAGTTGGAATGACCGAGAAGCAGGCCAAAGAGGCCGGTTATGAAATCAAAGTAGGGAAGTTCCCCTTTTCTGCATCAGGAAAGGCAAGTGCAGCAGGGAGTAAGGATGGTTTTGTAAAAGTGATCTTTGACGCCAAATACGGCGAGTGGCTTGGTGCGCACCTGATCGGCGACAATGTAACTGAGATGATAGCCGAAGTAGTCGTTGCACGCAAACTCGAAACAACCGGTGAGGAGATCATTAAATCCATCCATCCGCACCCGACGATGTCGGAAGCCATTATGGAGGCTGCAGCAGCAGCTTATGATGAGGTGATCCATCTGTAG
- a CDS encoding ATP-binding protein — protein sequence MYNRKQIFEGLGNESAFLWGARQTGKSTLLKMLYPDSAYFDLLLNEEFSRFQRDPSLLRNILEASRPTQPVIIDEIQRIPILLNDIHWLMVNRNLQFILSGSSPRKILQSGGNLLGGRALRYELYPLIFKEIPDFDLLKAINNGLLPRHYNSSNPKKLHEAYIGSYLKDEILNEARVRDIESFSRFLDAAAFSNGEIVVFTNIASDCGVSSPTVKSYFQILEDTLTGRFLPSFQKKPKRRIVLSPKFYFFDVGIANFLSKRGKIEMGSEAFGKAFEHLIYQEIFAHSSYSDIRYPIHYWRTASGIEVDLVLGDHEVAVEVKATTMAHKRHISGLKSFAEEYTVKHKILVTNDTYPRQLEDVLVLPWNIFLQKLWGGELIS from the coding sequence ATGTATAATCGTAAACAGATATTTGAAGGATTAGGTAACGAAAGCGCTTTTTTATGGGGGGCTCGTCAAACCGGAAAGAGCACACTGCTCAAAATGCTTTATCCTGACTCAGCTTATTTTGATCTGCTGTTGAATGAAGAGTTCAGTCGGTTTCAACGTGATCCTTCGCTATTGAGGAACATTTTGGAAGCGTCGCGGCCAACTCAGCCGGTGATTATTGATGAAATTCAGCGAATACCGATCTTATTGAATGATATTCATTGGCTTATGGTAAACCGGAACTTGCAGTTCATTTTGAGTGGTTCAAGTCCGAGGAAAATTCTTCAATCCGGAGGCAATCTTCTTGGAGGCCGTGCATTGAGATACGAATTGTACCCTTTGATTTTTAAAGAAATTCCCGATTTTGACCTTCTGAAAGCAATTAACAATGGTTTACTCCCGCGTCATTATAATTCATCAAATCCAAAAAAACTGCATGAAGCTTACATCGGGAGTTACCTGAAAGATGAAATTCTCAATGAGGCCAGAGTCAGAGACATTGAATCGTTTTCAAGGTTTTTGGACGCAGCAGCATTTTCAAACGGTGAAATTGTTGTTTTTACTAATATTGCATCAGATTGCGGAGTAAGTTCTCCCACTGTAAAATCATATTTTCAGATTTTAGAGGACACGCTAACCGGGCGATTTTTACCTTCGTTTCAAAAGAAGCCAAAACGACGGATCGTATTGTCGCCAAAGTTTTATTTTTTTGATGTGGGTATTGCTAATTTCCTTAGCAAAAGAGGGAAAATAGAGATGGGTAGTGAAGCTTTCGGTAAAGCGTTTGAACATCTGATTTACCAGGAAATTTTTGCCCACAGCAGCTACAGCGATATTCGTTACCCGATTCATTACTGGAGAACTGCTTCGGGGATCGAAGTTGATCTTGTGCTTGGCGACCATGAAGTGGCTGTGGAGGTTAAAGCAACCACAATGGCTCACAAACGACACATTTCCGGGTTGAAAAGCTTTGCTGAAGAATACACGGTAAAGCATAAAATCCTGGTTACCAACGATACCTACCCCAGGCAGCTGGAAGATGTTTTGGTGTTACCCTGGAATATTTTTCTCCAGAAGTTGTGGGGAGGAGAATTGATTTCCTGA
- a CDS encoding NAD-dependent epimerase/dehydratase family protein, producing MTKLLITGSSGFVGSNVYDLFHQDFELYGLDISTNGRFPQERIFSWENLDRLPEVDAIIHLAGKAHDTSDTTEEAEYFEVNLGLTQKIVDHFLRSKAEKIIFFSSVKAVADSVEGVLTEEAASEPKTAYGKSKLAAEEYLRENMEEWKDGRMEKNGKSVYILRPCMIHGPGNKGNLNLLYKVVQKGIPWPLGAFDNQRSFASISNVGYIVRRLIEEPIPSGIYQIADDEPLSTNELIRLTAKSLDRKAGIWNLPKGFISTLARLGDVLRLPLNSERLKKLTESYVVSNEKIKSVLKIENMPVSSSEGMMETLKSFSNKI from the coding sequence ATGACAAAACTCCTCATCACCGGCTCTTCCGGCTTCGTTGGTTCGAACGTATATGATTTATTTCATCAGGATTTCGAATTGTATGGGCTGGACATTTCAACAAATGGCAGATTTCCTCAAGAGCGGATCTTCAGTTGGGAAAACCTTGACCGGCTTCCGGAAGTGGATGCCATCATTCATCTGGCCGGCAAAGCACATGACACTTCGGATACTACTGAAGAAGCGGAATACTTTGAAGTGAACCTGGGACTGACACAAAAAATAGTTGATCATTTCCTTCGATCAAAAGCAGAAAAAATCATCTTTTTCAGTTCAGTAAAAGCTGTGGCTGACAGCGTTGAAGGTGTGCTTACGGAAGAGGCCGCATCCGAGCCAAAAACTGCTTATGGAAAATCGAAACTGGCGGCTGAGGAGTATCTGCGGGAAAATATGGAGGAATGGAAGGATGGAAGGATGGAGAAGAATGGGAAGTCCGTTTACATCCTGCGTCCGTGTATGATTCATGGTCCGGGAAATAAGGGGAACCTGAATTTACTGTACAAAGTGGTTCAAAAAGGGATTCCCTGGCCGCTTGGAGCTTTTGATAATCAACGATCGTTTGCTTCGATCAGCAATGTTGGTTATATTGTCCGCCGACTGATTGAAGAACCTATCCCGTCAGGAATTTACCAAATTGCCGATGATGAACCGCTGTCAACCAATGAGCTGATCAGGCTTACTGCTAAATCGCTGGACAGAAAGGCAGGAATCTGGAACCTGCCGAAAGGATTCATCAGCACTCTGGCCAGATTAGGTGATGTTTTGAGGCTGCCATTGAATTCGGAACGGCTGAAAAAACTTACGGAGTCGTACGTGGTTTCGAATGAAAAGATCAAATCGGTTTTGAAAATTGAAAACATGCCTGTTTCATCAAGTGAGGGAATGATGGAGACGCTGAAGAGCTTTTCAAATAAAATTTAG
- a CDS encoding helix-turn-helix transcriptional regulator: MVLLPKTERILATLGENIKLARLRRRLSTMQVSERAGISRSTLNAVEKGQPGVSLGIYARVLHILGLEKDLLSVAKDDVLGKKLQDAGLLVKKRAPKRGKATND, from the coding sequence ATGGTTTTGTTGCCTAAAACTGAACGAATCCTTGCAACACTTGGCGAGAACATAAAACTGGCAAGATTACGCCGGAGGCTCTCAACCATGCAGGTGAGTGAGCGCGCCGGTATTTCGCGCTCAACGCTCAATGCGGTGGAAAAAGGGCAGCCTGGTGTTTCGTTGGGAATTTATGCCCGGGTGCTGCATATTTTGGGATTGGAAAAAGACTTATTATCGGTGGCCAAAGATGACGTGCTGGGGAAAAAGCTCCAGGATGCAGGATTACTGGTGAAAAAACGTGCTCCAAAAAGGGGAAAAGCAACAAATGACTAA
- a CDS encoding helix-turn-helix transcriptional regulator encodes MTNILSDNDYQLDAFNPFAIAQGVASRLKQRRLEHNLTQAALADRSGVSLGSLKRFEQHYEISLKNLLLLAVALECTAEFAELFANRHFNSIEEVVKAKAAKTRKRGRRRSFENH; translated from the coding sequence ATGACTAATATTTTATCAGATAACGATTACCAACTTGATGCTTTTAATCCTTTTGCCATTGCACAGGGTGTCGCTTCGCGGTTGAAGCAGCGGCGGCTCGAACACAACCTGACGCAGGCTGCTCTGGCCGACAGGTCGGGTGTGAGCCTGGGAAGTTTAAAGCGCTTTGAACAGCATTATGAGATTTCGCTGAAGAACTTGTTACTGCTGGCAGTAGCGCTGGAATGCACAGCCGAATTTGCCGAATTATTCGCAAACCGGCATTTCAACAGTATCGAAGAGGTGGTAAAGGCAAAGGCTGCAAAAACGAGGAAAAGGGGGAGGAGAAGAAGCTTTGAAAACCATTGA
- a CDS encoding nucleotidyltransferase domain-containing protein, giving the protein MRLTETEHNAILRAAKKHFGEKVQVSLFGSRTDDRRKGGDIDLLIKADEAVMTYKARLLFLVDLKLEIGDQKIDVVFDKRNENQEYFLQQITDQSIPL; this is encoded by the coding sequence ATGCGCCTCACAGAAACAGAACATAATGCAATACTCCGTGCAGCAAAGAAACATTTCGGCGAAAAGGTTCAGGTGTCTCTATTTGGTTCCAGAACCGATGATCGGCGAAAAGGAGGAGATATTGATCTTTTGATCAAAGCAGATGAGGCGGTAATGACTTACAAAGCCAGACTGTTGTTCCTGGTTGATTTAAAACTTGAAATAGGAGATCAAAAAATTGATGTGGTTTTCGATAAAAGGAATGAAAATCAGGAATATTTTCTCCAACAGATAACCGACCAAAGCATACCTCTATGA
- a CDS encoding SEC-C domain-containing protein has product MEAYGFDNEEERISRIFQALSSDLEKEKILHQIKENPGYGFIGLLYHFFKFMKHRYGIPFMHSNLLFYLMMDKSLFGSIKEEDAWFYIPYPKLDQHITNSFDTFLGSNLIAVGGKLWGLHYVYEFLHEHQLISTVYYKMMLENLAWQKLDFLTVAGREAWKLKFVLNWPDTDSNLVKLPENFFESIDREDAQKAMMQIKSLLPNVEGKDRIVSEIRTESRKKSKKNGDYVYQIAGEEIPPDPSRYVRRNDPCPCGSGKKHKNCCLGKK; this is encoded by the coding sequence ATGGAGGCATATGGATTTGACAATGAGGAAGAACGAATTAGCAGGATTTTTCAAGCGCTCAGTTCTGATTTGGAAAAAGAAAAGATTTTGCACCAAATTAAGGAAAATCCAGGTTATGGCTTCATCGGACTGCTTTATCACTTCTTTAAATTTATGAAACACAGATATGGTATTCCGTTTATGCATTCCAATTTGTTGTTCTATTTGATGATGGATAAATCATTGTTCGGATCAATCAAAGAGGAGGATGCCTGGTTTTATATTCCATATCCCAAACTTGACCAGCATATTACGAACAGCTTTGATACTTTTTTAGGAAGCAATCTCATCGCGGTAGGCGGGAAGTTGTGGGGGTTACATTATGTGTATGAGTTTCTTCATGAACATCAGCTCATCTCAACCGTTTATTACAAAATGATGCTGGAAAATCTTGCATGGCAGAAATTGGATTTCCTCACCGTTGCCGGCCGGGAGGCCTGGAAACTGAAGTTTGTTCTTAACTGGCCGGATACGGATTCCAACCTGGTAAAACTACCTGAAAACTTTTTTGAAAGTATTGACAGAGAAGACGCACAAAAAGCGATGATGCAGATTAAAAGCTTGCTGCCGAATGTTGAAGGGAAAGATCGGATTGTAAGCGAAATAAGAACAGAGAGTAGAAAGAAGAGTAAAAAAAATGGTGATTATGTTTATCAGATCGCCGGTGAAGAAATACCCCCAGATCCCAGCAGATATGTCCGCCGCAATGATCCATGTCCTTGCGGCAGCGGCAAAAAGCACAAGAATTGTTGTTTGGGAAAAAAATAG